A genomic segment from Sciurus carolinensis chromosome 1, mSciCar1.2, whole genome shotgun sequence encodes:
- the LOC124993215 gene encoding protein FAM136A-like — protein sequence MAEVQQLPVQEAVNSMVKSVERENIRKMQGLMFRCSASCCEDSQASMQQVHQCIERCHAPLAQAQALVTSELEKFQDRLARCTMHCNDKAKDSIDAGSKELQVKWQLDSCVTKCVDDHMHLIPTMTKKMKESLSSIGK from the coding sequence ATGGCGGAGGTGCAGCAGCTCCCGGTGCAGGAGGCGGTGAACTCTATGGTGAAAAGTGTGGAGCGGGAGAACATCCGGAAAATGCAGGGCCTCATGTTCCGGTGCAGCGCCAGCTGCTGTGAGGACAGCCAGGCTTCCATGCAGCAAGTGCACCAGTGCATTGAACGCTGCCATGCCCCGCTGGCTCAAGCCCAGGCCTTGGTGACCAGTGAGTTGGAGAAGTTCCAGGACCGTCTGGCCCGGTGTACCATGCACTGCAACGACAAAGCCAAAGATTCAATAGATGCTGGGAGTAAAGAGCTTCAGGTGAAGTGGCAGCTGGACAGTTGTGTGACCAAGTGTGTGGATGACCACATGCACCTCATCCCAACTATGACCAAGAAGATGAAAGAGTCTCTCTCATCCATTGGGAAATAA